The DNA segment TGAGGTTTGAATCCCGACTTAACTAGGCTGGCTTCGAGTCTTCGTAGGCTGAGGGGGGCTTTTGTTACCTCTAGGCTGTTTGACGGTACGGGTTTGAAGAACGTTTTTTTCAGAAAGAATCTGGGTATGAACCATGGTTTGGAAAAGCCGGCTGCGAAGGGTATGATTAAGTTGCCTTCGTAGTCGCTCATCTCTGTAGATGGGCCTGTTAGTACTATGAGCGGTGAGGATTTCTGCATTTTGTGGTTCTCTGAAAGTGAAATCACATCATATTAGGATGGAAATACTTAAAGTTTAAGAACCAAGCTAAGTTAGCTCGGCGGAAGACCTTGTGGGAGTTTCCGCGTGCTTTTTACGCAAAACTGCAGATACCATGCTGCTTGAGGCAAGATTGCGGGGGAACGCCGAGCTGTGAGTAGACCCAGAGTAGTTGTTTACGGGTGCGTTTCTGTTGATGGCAGACTCACTATTGCTCCTGGCGTGCTTCTCATGTTTGGGGGCAAGCGATGGGAGGCGATACGTCATTTTCATTCGGCATGGAAAAGGTTATTTGCATGTGTGGCATGTGGAACCTAGCCAGCTTATGAGTTGACGACCCAATGCCGATTACTGATCCTTTTAAGAAAGCTATTGCGCAGCAGCATAGGTTGTACATGAAAATTTGTCGTGACTGTGGCGTTCGAAATGCTGGATCAGCCGTGAAATGTCGCAAGTGCCATGGTAAGAACCTGCGCTGGAAGAAACGCGAAATAGTCAAGTAAC comes from the Candidatus Bathyarchaeia archaeon genome and includes:
- a CDS encoding 50S ribosomal protein L40e; amino-acid sequence: MPITDPFKKAIAQQHRLYMKICRDCGVRNAGSAVKCRKCHGKNLRWKKREIVK